Part of the Bacillus sp. N1-1 genome, GTGCTACCCCCTTTTCTCCTACAAGTGTTTCAAGCCCTTGAGGAAGAAGGTGGACATCTTTTTTAAAATCAGATAAATGGAGGACATGGTCGACATCTTGGTCAGTTCCATCTTTCTTACCAAAAAGCAGGTTTTCTCTTACTGATCGAGAGAATAGCATTTGATCTTGCGGAACATATCCAATCCAGCTTTGAAGCGTTCCAAGCGAAAACTCTTCGATCGGTACATCAGAAATTTTTATTTTCCCTTCCCCCACTGGGTATTCTCTCAACAATTGCTTTAGCAAAGTGGTCTTTCCGCTACCAGTTCGCCCAACGATACCGAGCGTTTGACCTTTTTTAAGCGTAAATGAAACATCATTTAAATTTGTAACTGAAGAAGTTGGATACGTAAACTGAACATGTTCAAAGCAAATCGTACCAGGAGAATCGTGATGTTTCGGAGCATGATGTTCCTTAACATCTTCTTCGTGAGATAACGTATCTAATACCCGATTTAATGAGGCACTTCCGCGCTGCATGACATTAATTAGCTCACCAACCGCAATCATCGGCCAAATCAGCATACCGAGATACACGTTAAATGATACGAGTTCGCCTAATGTAAGTACTTTGTGAAATACAAGATAAGCACCATATCCTAAACCAATTAAATAACTCATCCCTACAAGAACTTTAATCGTTGGTTCAAAAAGCACATCTATCTTTGCTACTTCAATGTTCTTACTATAAACATCTTCTGTTAAGTTTTTAAATTTTTGCTGATCTGCCCTCTCCTGTACATAAGCCCGCGTAACGCGCACCCCAGCGATCGATTCAAGTACTTGATCATTCATATGACCGAAAGAATCCTGCGCAGCGGTAAAGCGCTTATGAATAACCTTTCCATAACGGTTCATGGCAAGAGCCATTAACGGAAGAGGCAGAATAGCCGCAAGTGTCAGTTTCCAGCTAATCAAAACACCCATCGTAACCAATATAAGAAACATAAAGATCGTTGAATCTACCAAAGTTAAAATACCGAATCCCGCTGTAAGCGACACGGCTTTTAAGTCATTTGTTGCTCTTGCCATCAAGTCCCCAGTCCGGTTTTTCTCGTAAAACGACGGGGTCATTTTCAGAAGATGTTTCATGAATCTGGACCGAAGCATTCTCTCAACTAGAAATGCCCCGCCAAATAGTTGATACATCCATACATATGTGACGAGGTAGACGACAATCAATAACGCGCCATAAAAAAATAAATAATTTCGTAAGCTATCCCACGTTAAACTTCCTACATTGATTTCATCAATCGCCATTCCAATTAACTTCGGTGGAATTACCTCTAGAATCCCACCTAAAATCAACAAACCAATTGCAATAGTGTAGCGCTTCCAATGCTGCTTAAAAAACCAGCTTAACTTGTGTAAAATCGAGAACATTCTTTTCCCCCCCAATCTTTTCCCTACCATTGTTTCATTAATCAAAAGCAACCATCACTTCCACCACCCTCAATAGGTTAACTCCTTATCACCATACTTAGAAATTCAAAAAGACATAGCCGTATGCGGCTATGTCTCATCAATTAATTGGACATAAAAAAGGGCACACGTCTAAGACGCGTGCCGATTCCTTTTTGTGACAAAGGGATTACTTCCCTGGCAAAGTGCGTCTATGAGTACATGAAATTGGTTGGATTGTACCTGTTAAAACATGTCTCATCACACACACTCTCCTTTACCGTTATTTTTACTTTGTCATCTTAGCATAATTGTCACAATTTTGTCAATATTATTATTTGCTTAATGGATTTACACTTTCTTCACCAGTTAATTCTGCAATCATTTCAACTAACAAATCAATTTCTTCCTGTATGTCTTTTAGACTTACCGTTTCAACTGGCGCATGCATATAGCGAAGCGGCAAAGATACGAGCGAGATCGGCACTCCGTATCCTGTTAAGCGGAGCTTATCAGCATCGGTTCCTGTCATTCTTGGTGTTAATTCATACTGAAGTTTAAGATCAAGCTTTTTTGCAGCTTTTTCGAGCAGCTGATTGATTTTAATATTAATTGGAGCACCTTTCGCAAGAACAGGGCCGTCCCCGAGATTAACCTCCGTGTGTTTTCTTGCATCAATCCCAGGATAATCAGAAGAAAATGTCACATCACAGGCAATGGCCATCGTTGGCTGGATTCCTGCACCAGCAAAGTATGCTCCACCCATATTTGTTTCTTCGTTCACTGTACTAACTGCATATACACCTACTTTAGGATTTCGCTTAGCGAGTTTTCGTAGAACTTCTGCGACAATAAACGAGCCCGTGCGATTATCTAGACCTCTACCACTAATTCTGTCATTCAATAAGTGCTCAACTTCTCGTTTATAGACAGCTAGATCCCCTATTTGAACATACTTTTCGATCTCTTCTTTTGAAGTTGCACCACAGTCTATGTAAAGATCTTCGAAATTGAATTCTTTTGCTCCACCATGATGTTCAGCATTCACGCCAAATACCCCTGTTAATTTTCCATGCGTACCAAGAATCGTTACTTTCATGCCGATAGCAGGTTTATGACTAATACCACCTAACTTTTCCACACGAATGAAGCCGTCTTGATCAATTTTCTTTACCATAAATCCAATTTCATCACAGTGGCCAGCAAGAAGAACTTTAAATTCTGCATTAGGATTAAGAACGCCAATGGCATTTCCTGCATTGTCTGTTTTCATTTCGTCAGCAAATTCCTTCACATAGTCCATCCATTTATGCTGAATCTCCATTTCAGCTCCTGATGGTGAAGCAGTTGATAACAATTCAAATAAAAATTCCTGATTCATACGAAGCACCTCCGAATAGTTGATTAGTTCCTTTTTCATTGTATCTTACAGCTAGTCTTCATTCTAGTTTTGGATGCAATGGATTCAGTTCAACACAAAAAAAGCACCCCGGATTTAGACGGGGCACCTCACTATTTCGATTCTTTCAATAAAATTTCTTCCACTTCTTCTTTCGTTGGCAGGGCAGTCATAGCGCCTTTTGTTGCAGCTGCTAAAGCGCCAGAAACGCTAGCAAATTGCGTCATTCGCTCGAGCTCTTCACGCGATAGTTCAGTAAGAGAGCCAACATATTCGTTAAAACCATGAAGAATGCCTGATACAAATGCATCGCCCGCACCTGTCGTATCAACCGCTTTTACTTTCATAGCAGGAACTCTGAGTGAATAGTTAGGAGTAAAAACAAGACTACCTTCTCCACCCATCGTAATGAAAATAACTGGAATACGATAATGAGCTAATTTTTTAATTCCAGCTTGCACCGTTTCTTCACCAGTAATGAAGGTCAGTTCTTCTTCAGAAAGTTTTAGAATGTCTGCCTCAGATAGCATGGAAACAATCGTTTCTCTTGCTCGATCCTCACTCTCCCATAGACCAAGTCGTAAGTTCGGATCATAGGAAATGAGCAATCCATTTTCTTTTGCCTTTTCAACAGCTTTCTTAGTAGCTGTTCTAGAAGGTTCACTAATCATGGAAATCGATCCGAAGTGGAGAATCCGATGACGCTCAAATAACTGTTCGCTTATTTCTTCTTCACTTAAGAAACGATCTGCACTTGGATTTATGTAAAAGTCAAAGCTACGTTCACCATTTTCAGCATTCGTCACAAATACAACGCCTGTGCGGGCAGATTCAGTTAGAATCATCGTTGAAACATCTACACCATAATTCTTTAACGTTTCTTGAAGAAAACGTCCAAGCACATCATCGCCTACTTTTCCAAGAAAAGTGGAATTTACGCCTAGACGCGCAAGCCCAACTGCTACATTTGCTGGAGCTCCACCAGGGCTTTTTTGATACGTTAAATTGTCCTTGTCAAGAGGTATAAAATCAATTAATGCTTCCCCTAAACTAATGACACCTTTACTCATATCTACTTCCTCCTAAGTCTATCAATTGTAGAGCTGCACCAAGGGTACAGCTTTTCCGTAATCATACCATGGCAAGGTAAAACACTAAAGAAGAAAACGTCATCACCCCATGATCTTCTTGATGATTTTCAGCCCGTTTTTGGCTGATGGGTATCGGAAGGCGAAATCAAACTTCGTGGTTTGTTTCACAATGCTCTTCTCATGTGAGAAAGCTTCAAAGCTTGCTTTCCCATGGTAACTCCCCGTACCACTAGACCCAACGCCACCAAAAGGTAAATAAGGAGAGACGATATGCATAAATGTGTCGTTCATACACCCTCCACCAAATGAAATAGATGATGTTATTTCTTCTTGTTTTTGTTCGGATTCAGAGAAAAAGTAAAGTGCGAGCGGTTTTGGACGGCGACGTACTTCGTCAATAACCGTTTCAAGTTCTGTAAATTCAAGCACAGGTAAAATAGGACCAAAAATCTCTTCTTGCATAACTGGATCTTCCCATGAAACGTTGTCCATAATCGTTGGAGCAATAACCCGATCACTTGCTTTATGCTGTCCACCAATTAATACGTCTCCATCGGCTAAAAAACTTTTTAACCGGTCAAAGTGACGATCACTTACAATATGACCGTATATTTCATCTGATATTGGATCTTCTCCGTAGAATTCAATCAGCACATTGTTCATTTGTTCGATCAATTCCATTTTCACGTCACTATGGACATACAAATAGTCAGGTGCGATACAAGTTTGACCAGCGTTCGTGAATTTCCCCCACATGATTCGTTTTGCAGCAAGAGCTAAATTGGCGTCTTTGTCAACAATCGCCGGACTCTTCCCTCCCAATTCAAGCGTAACAGGGATAAGTTGCTTTGCAGCCGCCTCCATCACAATCTTTCCTACAGCAACACTTCCTGTGAAAAAGATGTGATCAAACGGTTGTTTCAAAAGTTCTTTACTCGTTTCAACGCCACCTTCAATAACCACAATGTACTTTTCAGGAAAAACTTCTCGAATCATTTTACTAATAAGAGTTGAGACAGTAGGTGTTAATTCTGATGGTTTTAAAACGGCACAGTTTCCCGATGCGATTGCTCCAATAAGTGGAGCTAACTGAAGTTGAAATGGATAGTTCCACGGCGCTATGATTAACGTTACCCCGAACGGCTCACGGTGAATGACGCTTTTAGAGCCAAAGTGAGTAACGGGTGACTTTACTTTCTCCGGTGTCATCCACTCTTTTAAATGCTTAAGTGTGAACTTAATTTCTTCTAGAAGGAAACCAATTTCAGTTGTATAAGCTTCCCACTCTGATTTATGCAAATCATCTTTAAGCGCTTGTAAGATCTCAGGTTCATACTCTTTAATTACGTCTCTTAACGTTTCAAGCTGTTTTTTTCTAAACGAATAGGATTTTGTTTCCCCTGTATAAAAATATTCTTTTTGCAGGCTTACTTTATCAGAAATATGCTCCATCTTATACTCTCCTCTTAACGACTTTATTGTTCTTTAGTTTAAACATTTAAACATAATATGTCAATTTTAAAACTCTTATATAGGTTTATTTCTCCCTTATTGAGGGGAAAACCTGCATAAAAGCAATTCCTGTAATCAACACTATACAAGGATGCAGTTAAGAAGGAGGCAATTTACTATCGAAACACTTGGTCATCATATTATCGCCGAAATGTGGAATTGTAACAAAGAAAAACTAAACGATTTAGTCTATATAGAAGAAACATTCGCTAGTGCGGCTCTTGAAGCTGGAGCAGAAATAAGAGATGTCGTTTTTCATCCATTTGAACCTCAAGGTATAAGTGGGGCGGTTATTATCGCTGAATCCCATCTAACCATCCACAGTTTCCCTGAACACGGCTATGCTTCTGTTGATGTCTATACATGCGGAGATAAAATTGATCCTTCCGAAGCAGCGAATGCGATCGCAAGGTCATTAGAAGCAAAAACCATTCACACAGTGAAAATCCCACGTGGCGCAGGAGAAATTACCGTAAAAGAAATCGAAAAAAGTGGTGTGGAATCACAATAATTGACTGTAGAGAGGCGGTTCCATACGCCTCTCTATTATCGTTTTTAATGTTGAATTTATAACTTTTTATAATGAGAAAGCGCAAGTAGTGGCCATATCACTTCATAACTATGATATCTTATATAAAACCCTCCTGGTAACCCCGCCCCTGTTGGATACGTGCGTTCTTCCATATCAAATGATTTTTTGAGAAGGTAATCCACACCTCTATTTAATGATTCACCTGTTTCTTTACAAACGGATAAAGCATCAACGGCCCATGCTGTTTGTGATGGCGTGCTAAAGTGTAAAGGGACGAATTTCTGTTGAATATCACTTTGACACGACTCTCCCCATCCCCCATCATCTCTCTGTATTTTCTTAAGAAACTGTATCCCTTTTCGAACAGGAGTAAAATCAGATGGATAGCCAGCTGCCTTTAAAGCCGTTAGCGCTGCCCATGTACCATAAATGTAACAAATCCCCCATCTCCCTCTCCAAGAACCATCGCTCTCTTGATTCCGAATCAACCAGTTTGTTCCCTTTCTAATGGAAGGATGATTACGGTTTAGTTCAGCATAGTTACATAAAAACTCAACGGTTCTACCAGTTAAATCCGCCGATGAATCATCAGGAAAAGATGACCTTGCCCCGTCAATGGGTAATTCTTTTAATAGAAAAGCCTGACGATCCGGTTCGAAAGCTGGCCAACCTCCATCATGATTTTGCATGGCTAGAAGCCAACTGACTCCGTCATGCCAACGACTTGACTCATTTTTCATATCCTTCAACGCTCTTAACGCAACGGTTGTAGCGTCTACATCTGGATGAGTTGTATTCCCCTCAGAAAACCCCCATCCAGCAGGGGCAATACCCTCTCTTGTAATCGCCCAATCCCCATACTTTGTCTGCTGATGTCTAACTAAATAATGGTTAGCCGCTCTAGTTGATCGTACTGCCACTATACCAGCTTCTTGTAACGTATAGGACAGAAGGGCAGTATCCCAGATTGTTGAAGGTGAATTTTGAAGATGGGAATTAGAATCACAGAGCATTCCTTTCAGTCCATTAAAGGCACGTAAAATAGAAGGAGCGTGTTTTTCATATCCAAGAGCCAACATCGCATAGATCATAAAAAAAGTAGCCGATGCATAGTTCAGTAATGTCCCATCTGCTTCTATTCTTTGAAGCATATATTGTTCCGCTCTCTTTCTTGCTTTATATAGCTGGTTTGATGGAAATTGACTTATAGCAGTCCATGCTTGTTTAATATCTTCTTTCATGGATCGATCTTCCATAATTAAATGAGTGAGATCTGGCGTCCATTTTGTTTTAATGGAATAACGAAGGTCCTGGCACAGAAGGATTGGCGCGAAATGCGCTCTTGCATAAGAACTTAAATCATAGAAAGAAACTGGTGATGCCTTCGGGATAAGTAGAAAAAGCATCGGAATGTGGAATAAGTGAGGCCAATTTAGATGACCGTTTAAAGCGAGAAAAATGGACGTCATCGAATCAACCTTTTCGATCCCACCCCATTTTTTAATATAGTGCTCTGCTTTTTTCATCTCGCTATGTTTACAAGTCATCGTTCCTGAATACAGAAGACTATGGTAAGCCAGAACGGTAGCGGAAAGATTCCCTCGATCATCTTCATATAATTTCCAGTATCCTTCTTTAGATTGTTTAAATAGAAGTCGTTTCACAAGAGCATCAAGCAGCGATTTCTCCGGAAGCTTAAGCATGCGTATCAATACAATCATCATCGCATCAGTTAATAAACTATTCTCAAAACAAAAGTGAAAGGCACCAGTCCCATGTTGATGCCTTAATGCCTTACTTATTAGGTCATCTATTTTTTCATCCACTTTCTTTTCTACCATGGCGCTCCCTCCTTAAGTAGGCTACCGTATTGTATTCACTCTACCTTTCGGAGATTCTCACTAATAACTATTGTAAATTTTTTGAAACTTGTGTAAAATTCAAACGTATGTAAGGAACAAGGAGGAATAGAATGAAAAAAATAGGGTTCCCCATTCTCACTGGTTTTATCATTTTACTTTTAGTTTATCTTCATCAGCTCTCCATTCTTCAAGAGAAACCGGCAACGGATTGGAGCAGGTCAGTCAATCTTGACGTGGCTGCAGAAGATAGCGAGATGTTTGTTCAACGTGAGGGAGATAGCGGCACTCTCTTTTTTAGCGGTGATCCCGTTCGAAAAGTGGTCGTGAACGAACAGTTGGATACAACGACAGAAGAACTCAGCTACTCCATTCCAGACGGCTATTCGTTTTATGTTGATGATCAGCAAGCGATTTACAAGAAGAATGATGAATTAATTTACGCAACAGATGGAAAAGAAACAGCCATTTTAAAGGAAATTGAAGGAATGAACGTATCAGAAAATGGCGTAATTGCTTGGTCACGGCACACCGCATACACCATTTCACCAGAAGGAAAAGTTAAGTCAGAAACCGAACTACCTCAATACATAAAAAGCGGTACTTTAACGGAAAAAGGTTTGGCATTTCTTTATGTTCAAACGGATGATGTGAACCAGTTTCTAACACTTGATGCCGGTAAAGACCCGGTTGTTCTATATGAGACTCCACTTACATCAGGAGAAATTTACAGTAACCTTCAAATGATCGAACTCGATAACAAACTTACGTTCACCTATACCATTAGTGCAACGAGACAGGGTACACGAGTTGTGAATACGTACTTTGGAGAAAGTGTTGCTGGTAAAGAAGCAGACGTTCAGCTTTTGAAAATCCAAAATGCGGAAACTGATGACAGCTTTGAGAAGCCAAACTACTTTTCATTAATCGAAAAAGACGGTGCGGCACACCTTTTGTTTAGCGCGAATGGAGAAATTTCACCAAAACGTTCCGTCATTAGTATCTATGAAGCGTCACAACAAGATGGGGAGTGGATTGCCTCTCGCCGGAGTACGACAGAAGAGTTATCCATCCGCCCCATTGCAATTACCGATCAGTCTTTAGTCTGGATGGATCAAGAGAAAAATGAACTCGTCTTACACGGCGCATCAACGGATCCTACCGTTGTGAAAAGCAGTAGCTCCATATCGAGCGATGATTTAACTTATGCTCTTTACTATACGTTCACAGCAATAGTCGGTATGTTTGCGATGTTAGCCTTCTCATTTGGTTTTCTCATCCTTCCTGCCGTCGCATTAATGTACTTCTATTTCGCCAATACAACAGCAATTGAACAAGACAAAAAATGGGTTGAATGGACGATCATTCTTTTATGTGTCGCTTCTCAAATTATTTTCCTTCCATCTATTCTTGATGGACCATTTCAATATCTCGCTCCATCTTACCTAACCTTTTCAGGAGCTGCATACGTTTGGCCACTAATTATCTTTGTTGTATCTTATATGATTAGCCGCGTTGCTCAAGATCAAGAATGGACCATCATGCAGCGAACCTCCTATCAGCTTGGATTAAATCTCGGCATGTTGATCTTTCTATTAGGACCTTATATTCTCTAACGAATGAAAAAGCATGTCCTCTGGCCAGAGGACATGCTTTTTTACTTTGCTTGTTCTGAAGCTTTATGATTTACAGCTAGTACCGCCTTGTGTAAAAGTTGACTAAATTCAGCTTTTTCTAGAACTTCAAGTCCTGCAGCTGTAGCGCCACCTGGCGTTGTGACTTGATCTCGAAGATCTCCTGCCTTCCGCCCATCTTTAAGCATCGAAGCTGAACCAAAGATCATTTGCATGACGAGCTTTCTCGCTACTTCCGATGATAAACCATAGGATTGCGCCGTCTTTTCTAACGCCTCAGCGAGTTGGTAAACAAAAGCAGGTGCGCTCCCCGTAACCGCTGTTAGGTCATGAATCTGTTCTTCTGATAACTCTTCCGATTCGCCAATTGCATCTAGAATCGTTTGAAGTACGACTCGATGTTCTTCCCTTACATCTTTTCCGCAAGTAAAAAGTGACATTGACTCGCCAATATCGGCTGCCGTGTTTGGCATAATCCATGCTGTTGGAAGCCCAGGTAAAGATGCTTCTAAGACAGAAGGTCCAATACCAGCCGCTACCGTAATAACAAATTGTCCCGATACTTTAGTAGAAAGTTCCTTAAGCACATCAGGATGAGCTGATGGAGGCATCGCTAGAATCACAACATCATGATTCGAAAGCACATCTTGCCACACATCGGTCTCTACGTTATACGTTTC contains:
- a CDS encoding ABC transporter transmembrane domain-containing protein, producing the protein MFSILHKLSWFFKQHWKRYTIAIGLLILGGILEVIPPKLIGMAIDEINVGSLTWDSLRNYLFFYGALLIVVYLVTYVWMYQLFGGAFLVERMLRSRFMKHLLKMTPSFYEKNRTGDLMARATNDLKAVSLTAGFGILTLVDSTIFMFLILVTMGVLISWKLTLAAILPLPLMALAMNRYGKVIHKRFTAAQDSFGHMNDQVLESIAGVRVTRAYVQERADQQKFKNLTEDVYSKNIEVAKIDVLFEPTIKVLVGMSYLIGLGYGAYLVFHKVLTLGELVSFNVYLGMLIWPMIAVGELINVMQRGSASLNRVLDTLSHEEDVKEHHAPKHHDSPGTICFEHVQFTYPTSSVTNLNDVSFTLKKGQTLGIVGRTGSGKTTLLKQLLREYPVGEGKIKISDVPIEEFSLGTLQSWIGYVPQDQMLFSRSVRENLLFGKKDGTDQDVDHVLHLSDFKKDVHLLPQGLETLVGEKGVALSGGQKQRVSIARALMIDPEILILDDAMSAVDGKTEAQILANIRSERAGKTTLIATHRLSGVKHADRILVLEDGKVIEEGTHEELLTQKGWYREQYDRQQLEDSLKEVL
- a CDS encoding prenyltransferase/squalene oxidase repeat-containing protein; translated protein: MVEKKVDEKIDDLISKALRHQHGTGAFHFCFENSLLTDAMMIVLIRMLKLPEKSLLDALVKRLLFKQSKEGYWKLYEDDRGNLSATVLAYHSLLYSGTMTCKHSEMKKAEHYIKKWGGIEKVDSMTSIFLALNGHLNWPHLFHIPMLFLLIPKASPVSFYDLSSYARAHFAPILLCQDLRYSIKTKWTPDLTHLIMEDRSMKEDIKQAWTAISQFPSNQLYKARKRAEQYMLQRIEADGTLLNYASATFFMIYAMLALGYEKHAPSILRAFNGLKGMLCDSNSHLQNSPSTIWDTALLSYTLQEAGIVAVRSTRAANHYLVRHQQTKYGDWAITREGIAPAGWGFSEGNTTHPDVDATTVALRALKDMKNESSRWHDGVSWLLAMQNHDGGWPAFEPDRQAFLLKELPIDGARSSFPDDSSADLTGRTVEFLCNYAELNRNHPSIRKGTNWLIRNQESDGSWRGRWGICYIYGTWAALTALKAAGYPSDFTPVRKGIQFLKKIQRDDGGWGESCQSDIQQKFVPLHFSTPSQTAWAVDALSVCKETGESLNRGVDYLLKKSFDMEERTYPTGAGLPGGFYIRYHSYEVIWPLLALSHYKKL
- the proC gene encoding pyrroline-5-carboxylate reductase is translated as MLNKPNILFIGAGRMAEAIFSGLKQSDTIGKITISNQSDQTRLAHLKETYNVETDVWQDVLSNHDVVILAMPPSAHPDVLKELSTKVSGQFVITVAAGIGPSVLEASLPGLPTAWIMPNTAADIGESMSLFTCGKDVREEHRVVLQTILDAIGESEELSEEQIHDLTAVTGSAPAFVYQLAEALEKTAQSYGLSSEVARKLVMQMIFGSASMLKDGRKAGDLRDQVTTPGGATAAGLEVLEKAEFSQLLHKAVLAVNHKASEQAK
- a CDS encoding aminoimidazole riboside kinase, yielding MSKGVISLGEALIDFIPLDKDNLTYQKSPGGAPANVAVGLARLGVNSTFLGKVGDDVLGRFLQETLKNYGVDVSTMILTESARTGVVFVTNAENGERSFDFYINPSADRFLSEEEISEQLFERHRILHFGSISMISEPSRTATKKAVEKAKENGLLISYDPNLRLGLWESEDRARETIVSMLSEADILKLSEEELTFITGEETVQAGIKKLAHYRIPVIFITMGGEGSLVFTPNYSLRVPAMKVKAVDTTGAGDAFVSGILHGFNEYVGSLTELSREELERMTQFASVSGALAAATKGAMTALPTKEEVEEILLKESK
- the speD gene encoding adenosylmethionine decarboxylase, which codes for METLGHHIIAEMWNCNKEKLNDLVYIEETFASAALEAGAEIRDVVFHPFEPQGISGAVIIAESHLTIHSFPEHGYASVDVYTCGDKIDPSEAANAIARSLEAKTIHTVKIPRGAGEITVKEIEKSGVESQ
- a CDS encoding aldehyde dehydrogenase, with the protein product MEHISDKVSLQKEYFYTGETKSYSFRKKQLETLRDVIKEYEPEILQALKDDLHKSEWEAYTTEIGFLLEEIKFTLKHLKEWMTPEKVKSPVTHFGSKSVIHREPFGVTLIIAPWNYPFQLQLAPLIGAIASGNCAVLKPSELTPTVSTLISKMIREVFPEKYIVVIEGGVETSKELLKQPFDHIFFTGSVAVGKIVMEAAAKQLIPVTLELGGKSPAIVDKDANLALAAKRIMWGKFTNAGQTCIAPDYLYVHSDVKMELIEQMNNVLIEFYGEDPISDEIYGHIVSDRHFDRLKSFLADGDVLIGGQHKASDRVIAPTIMDNVSWEDPVMQEEIFGPILPVLEFTELETVIDEVRRRPKPLALYFFSESEQKQEEITSSISFGGGCMNDTFMHIVSPYLPFGGVGSSGTGSYHGKASFEAFSHEKSIVKQTTKFDFAFRYPSAKNGLKIIKKIMG
- a CDS encoding M20/M25/M40 family metallo-hydrolase, with protein sequence MLRMNQEFLFELLSTASPSGAEMEIQHKWMDYVKEFADEMKTDNAGNAIGVLNPNAEFKVLLAGHCDEIGFMVKKIDQDGFIRVEKLGGISHKPAIGMKVTILGTHGKLTGVFGVNAEHHGGAKEFNFEDLYIDCGATSKEEIEKYVQIGDLAVYKREVEHLLNDRISGRGLDNRTGSFIVAEVLRKLAKRNPKVGVYAVSTVNEETNMGGAYFAGAGIQPTMAIACDVTFSSDYPGIDARKHTEVNLGDGPVLAKGAPINIKINQLLEKAAKKLDLKLQYELTPRMTGTDADKLRLTGYGVPISLVSLPLRYMHAPVETVSLKDIQEEIDLLVEMIAELTGEESVNPLSK